One window from the genome of Plasmodium relictum strain SGS1 genome assembly, contig: PRELSG_00_v1_347, whole genome shotgun sequence encodes:
- a CDS encoding fam-h protein, whose protein sequence is MSRKSNVISSIDGFLGYDSHVAKGSITTDRSTLKIYNKKEKKNILDFLIKFFIFTFLIWILQVSSSCDSCRSWNYENDLKKTLNLGAKRSLAEGENIKKPIGEELKLCEHDVIDDPESKNKKEEKEEKEKEEEEEEKEEEEEEEKEEEKEEEEKEEKNKNVECNNITLESCACILNTLSLSVSSCQLFYSLILYSKDVAQFGLLISGYTTLILNLSILIYSILSILGKFHIKHKEL, encoded by the exons atgagcaGGAAAAGTAATGTTATATCTAGTATTGATGGATTTTTAGGATACGATTCCCACGTTGCTAAAGGTTCTATTACTACAGATAGATcaactttaaaaatatacaataaaaaagagaaaaaaaatatattagattttcttataaagttttttatatttacctTTTTAATTTGGATATTACAAGTTTCTAGTTCT TGTGATTCTTGTAGATCATGGAATTATGAAAATgacttaaaaaaaacattaaattTAGGAGCTAAAAGGTCATTAGCAGAAggtgaaaatataaaaaaaccaATAGGCgaagaattaaaattatgtGAACATGATGTAATAGATGATCCagaatcaaaaaataaaaaagaagagaaagaagaaaaagaaaaagaggaagaagaagaagaaaaagaagaagaagaagaagaagaaaaagaagaagaaaaagaagaagaagaaaaagaagagaaaaataaaaatgtagaaTGTAATAATATTACTTTAGAGAGTTGTGCATGTATTTTAAATACTTTAAGTTTATCTGTATCATCTTGTCAActattttattcattaatattatattcaaaAGATGTTGCTCAATTTGGTTTATTAATATCTGGATATACTACTCTTATACttaatttatctattttGATTTACTCAATTTTATCAATTCTCGGAAAATTCCATATAAAACATAAGGAATTATAA